A window of Desulfovibrio sp. UIB00 genomic DNA:
CTGAAGCGCTGGGGATGGAATTCCCCGCCTTGGTGTGGGAGGTCATGCAGGAAGTTAAGGATAGGCTGGATTGACCGTTTTAATTATTGAAATGTAGGCGGAATGAACCTAGTATGGGTGCCTTTAGGAGGTGCCTATGTCTGGACGCATTGTTCAATCGCCGTATTTGTCGCAGGAACAGGCCGCGCAGTTCGTCAATCGCTCGGAAAGAACGTTCCGCGAATATGTGAAGAAATACAGCATTCCCAAGTACGGGCCAGCCCGTAATCAGTATGCCGAAGAGGACTTGCGGGCTTTTATGGAAAACCCTCACTGCTTTCTGAAAG
This region includes:
- a CDS encoding helix-turn-helix domain-containing protein; translation: MSGRIVQSPYLSQEQAAQFVNRSERTFREYVKKYSIPKYGPARNQYAEEDLRAFMENPHCFLKGRGGFRSRSVRFTPVKV